The Quatrionicoccus australiensis nucleotide sequence GTGTTCTACGCCTTCCCCTCTGTGCTGCTCGCCGTGGCGATTTCCGGCGCGCTCGGGCCGGGCATGAGCAACAGCCTGCTGGCGCTGACCCTGGTCTTCGTGCCGCAGGTGGTGCGGGTCGCCGAAAGCGTCACCACCCAGGTGCGCCAGCTCGACTACATCGAGGCGGCGCGGATGAGCGGTGCCGGCGCCTTTTCGATCATCCGCGTGCATGTGCTGGGCAACGTGCTCGGCCCGGTTTTCGTCTATGCGACCGGCTTGCTCAGCGTCAGCATGATCCTCGCCTCAGGCCTCTCCTTCCTCGGTCTCGGCGTCAAGCCGCCAGAGCCGGAATGGGGCTTGATGCTCAACACGCTGCGCTCAGCAATCTACGTCAATCCCTGGATCGCGGCGCTGCCCGGCGCCCTGATCTTCGTCACTTCAATCGCATTCAATCTGCTCGCAGACAGCGTGCGCTCGGCCATGGACATCCGTCGATGAATACCTCCTCCTACTCCCAGGCTCCGGTTCAGGACCGGGGCGGTCCGGCCCAGCCGCTGCTGGTCGTGCGCAATCTCAGGAAATACTTCGCCGTACGCGGTCAACCGCTGGAAAAGAGCAAAAAGTTCGTCCATGCCGTCGATGGCGTCAGCTTCTCGGTGCCCAAGGGCAAGACGCTGGGCATTGTCGGCGAATCGGGCTGCGGCAAATCGACCACCGCCCGCCTGATCGCCCGGCTGATGGCCGCCGATTCGGGCAACATGGTGTTCGACGGCGAGGGTGTCGATGAATTCGGCGGCATCCGCTTGAAGGAATTCCGGCGCAGCCTGCAGATGGTTTTCCAGGACTCCTTCGCTTCGCTCAACCCGCGCCTGACCATCGCCGAAACCATCGCCTACGGCCCGCGCGTGCACGGCATGCCGGCCGCCGAGGCGATGCGCCAGGCGCACGCACTGCTGGCGCGCGTCGGTCTGGAACCTGCGCAGTTCGCCAGCCGCTATCCGCACGAGTTGTCCGGCGGCCAGCGCCAGCGCGTCAATATCGCCCGCGCCCTGGCCTTCGATCCGCGCCTGGTCATCCTCGACGAGGCCGTCGCAGCACTCGACAAGTCGGTGCAGGCGCAGGTGCTCAACCTGCTGCAGGAACTCAAGGCCGAGCGTCAGCTGACCTACCTGTTCATCTCGCATGACCTGCACGTGGTGCATTACATCTCCGACTACGTGATGGTGATGTACCTCGGCCAGGTCGTCGAAACCGGCCCGGTCGAGCGCATCTACGGCCAGGCGGCGCATCCCTACACGCGGGCGCTGCTCTCCGCTGTACCCTCGATGGACCCGGACAACCGGACGCAGGCTTCGCCGCTGGCCGGCGATCCGCCCAACCCGATCAACCCGCCGAGCGGCTGCCGCTTCCACGATCGCTGCCCGCATGCGCATCCGGTCTGCGCCGCCAAGGCGCCGCTGCTGATCGGCCTGCCCGGCGAGCCGGCGCATCAGGCCGCCTGCCATCTCAACGACCCGACTTCGGGTCATCCCGCTGCCCTTACGGAGGTTCAGCCATGACTACCCCCCTGGTTTCCCTGCAGGATCTGTCGGTGCAGTTTTGCGGCAGCCGTACCGCCAGTGCGCTGAACGAGGTCAACATCGAACTCGGCGCCGGCGAAGTGCTCGGTCTGCTCGGCGAGTCCGGCTCCGGCAAGAGCGTCACGCTGCGCACCCTGCTGCGCCTGCACCCGGAACGGACGACGAAAATCCAGGGCAAGATGCTGGTCGACGGCCAGGACGTGCTCGCCCTCAAGGGCCGGGCGCTCGATCTGTATCGCGGCGGCACGGTTTCCATGGTTTTCCAGGAACCCGGCCTGGCTTTCGATCCGGTCTACACCATCGGCCAGCAGATTACCGAGGCCATCCGCGCCCACGCCGCGGTCGATGAACAGGCGGCGCGCGCCCAGGCCCTGCAGATGCTTGAACGGGTGCAGATTCCGCAGGCAAAACGGCGTTTCGACGCCTATCCGCACGAACTGTCCGGCGGCATGCGCCAGCGCGCGATGATCGCGCTGGCCTTGGCCTGCCAGCCCAAGCTGCTGCTCGCCGACGAGCCGACCACGGCGCTCGACGCCACGGTACAGATCCAGATCCTGCTGCTGTTGCGCGAACTGCAGCGCGAAACCGGCATGTCGGTGATTTTCGTGACGCACGACATCGCCGCCGCCGTCGAAGTTGCCGACCGCATCGCTGTCATGTACGCCGGCCGCATCGTCGAACAGGGGCCGGTCAGCCAGATCGTCCGCGCGCCGCGTCATCCCTATACGGCCGGCCTGCTGGCCGCGACGGTCGGCACCGAGAACCGCGGGCAGCCGCTCTTGGCGGTGCCCGGTGCGCCGCCCAATCTGGCCGCATTGCCGCCCGGCTGCAGTTTCGCGCCGCGCTGTGTGCACGCCAGCGAACAATGCCGGCGCGAGGTGCCGCCCCTGCAATCGGTTGGCACGCAGGCGCTGGCTTGCTGGCATCCGCTCATGCCACTGGCGGAGGCTGCCTGATGAGTGTCCTTTCCTTTGAAGATGGCCGTGGCCGGGGCGGCCTGGCCGATGATGTCTGTCGCCGTATCGCCGATGAAATCGTTCTCGGCAACCTGGCACCCGGTTCGCGTCTCGACGAAGTCAGTCTGGCCGCCCGTTTCAACGTGTCGCGGACGCCGGTGCGCGAGGCGCTCAAGCAACTCGCCATCATGGGCCTGGTCGATACCCGGCCGAACCGCGGTTCGGTCGTTGCCGAGCTGACCGTCGACCAGCTTGACCAGATGTTCGAAGCGATCGGCGAGCTGGAGGCCGCTTGCGCCCGGCATGCCGCGCTGCGCATGACCGAGGCGGACCGCAGCCGCATGCGCGAACTGCATGCCGAGGGCAGGGCGGCGATGCAGGCGGGCGATATCGATCGCTACGATGCGGCCAATCTGGAACTGCACGCGACCATCATCCGCGGTTGCTACAACCCGGTGCTGATCGAACTGGCAACCAGCCTGCGCCACCGCGTCTCGCCCTTCCGCCGGACGCAGTTCCGCAATCTCGAGCGGATGGGCGAATCCTTTGAAGAGCATTCGGTGATCGTCGAAGCCATCCTTGCCCACGATGTCATCACCACTTACCGGGAGATGCGCTCGCATCTGCTCTCGGCACGCAGCGCCACCAATCGTGTTGCGCCGGCCTGGGGTCTCCCGTCCACCAGAAAACAAAACTTGAAGGGCTAATCGGCATGAAACCCATCCTCGCAACCCGTGGCGCCGTTGTCGCCTCGCATTCCCTCGCGGCCCAGGCCGGCCTCGACATCCTGCGCGACGGCGGCAACGCCATCGAGGCGACCATCGCCGTCGCCGCCACGCTGGCAGTGGTCTATCCACACATGACGGGCATCGGCGGCGACGGCTTCTGGCTGATGCATGCGCCGGGCCAGCCGATGCGTTCAATCGATGCCTGTGGCGCGGCCGGTGCTGGCGTCACTCGCGAACTTTACGGCAGCTTGACGAGCATTCCCTGGCGCGGCCCGCTGGCTGCCAATACGGTGGCCGGTACGCTCTCCGGCTGGGGCGCGGCCTACGAATTCAGTCGCCGCGAGTGGGGCGGTCGACTGCCTTTCGCCCGCCTGCTCGAAAGCGCCATTCACTATGCGCGTGAGGGCTTCCCGGTCACTCACAGCCAGGAAGAAAACACCCGCAACAAATTGGCGGAATTGCAGGCCCAGCCCGGCTTCGCTGACGCATTTCTGGTCGATGGCAAGGTCCCGGCCTATGGTCAGCGCCATCGTTTCCCGGCTCTCGCGGCGACGCTCGAACAACTGGCGCGGGCCGGTGCCGACGATTTCTATCGCGGCGAACTGGCGCAGCAGATCAGCGCCGACCTGGCCGCCGTCGGCAGTCCGATTACGGCAGCCGATCTCGCCCGCCACCTGGCCGAAATCAAGGCGCCGCTCGAGGTGCAGTTGTCCTGCGGCAAGGTCTACAACATGGCGCCGCCGACCCAGGGCCTGGCGTCGCTGCTCATCCTCGGCATCTACGACCGCATCCGCCAGGCCGGCTGGAGTCCGGACAACGTCGAAGGCATCCATGCGCTGGTCGAAGCCACCAAGCAGGCATTCATCGTGCGCGACAAGTACGTCACCGATCCGGCGGCGATGCAGATCGATCCGTCCGGTCTGCTCGGCGACTCGACCCTGGACGCGCTGGCTGACGCCGTGCCGCTCGGCAAGGCCAGTCCGTGGCCGGCGCCGAACTCGGATGGCGACACCACCTGGATGGGTGTCGTCGATGCCGAAGGCCGTGCGGTGAGCATGATCCAGAGCATCTACTTCGAATTCGGCAGCGGCGTTGTCCTGCCGCAGACCGGCATCTGGTGGCAGAACCGCGGCTGCTCCTTCGATCTGCGGCCGAACCAGTTGCGCAGCCTGGCGCCGGGGCGCAAACCCTTCCATACGCTGAACCCCGCGATGGCCCGCCTCGACGACGGCCGCCTGCTGGTATACGGCACGATGGGCGGCGAAGGCCAGCCGCAGACGCAAGCGGCCGTCTTCTCGCGTTACGTCTGGGGCGGCCACAATGTCCGTTCGGCGGTTGCCGCGCCGCGCTGGTTGCTGGGCCGGACCTGGGCGGAACAGAGTACGAGCTTGAAGCTGGAGTCGCGCTATGCACCGGAAATCATCGACAAATTGCGCGCGCTGGGCCACCCGGTCGAAGTGGCGGGCGATTTCGACGAGCGCATGGGGCACGCCGGGGCGCTTGTCCTGCATCCGGACGGCTGGATCGAGGGCGGCGAAGATCCACGCAGCGACGGCTGCGTCGCGGCCTGGTAGGCTGCCGCGCCCGGACTTCATCGAACCCCAACAAGGTCATTCAACATGAAATTCAAATTCGACTGGTTTCTCAAAGGCATGCTGGTCGCCGTCGCCCTTGCCTTCATCTGGCCGGCGCCCGGCGCCAAGGGCGGCTTCCTGCATCCGGAACTGCTCAACAAGATCGGTATCGCCCTGGTCTTCTTCCTCAACGGCCTGGGCCTCTCGCTGGCCTCGCTCAAGGATGGTGCCTTGCGCTGGAAGGTGCATCTGCTGATCCAGGCCAGCACCTTCCTCGTCTTCCCCGTCCTCGGCTGGCTGCTGCTCAAGGCTTCCGGCGGCTGGATGGCGGCCGACCTGCAGACAGGCTTCTTTTACCTGTGCGCGCTGCCGTCTACCGTTTCCTCATCGGTCGCGCTGACCGTGGCGGCACGCGGCAACGTGCCGGTTGCCGTTTTCAACGCCACCCTGTCGAGCCTGCTCGGCGTCGTCCTGACGCCGTTCTGGATGGCCTGGATACTTGGCAGCGGCGGGAGCGGCTTCGACGTCTGGCCGGTCATCATCGACCTGCTGCTCTGGCTGGTGCTGCCGCTGGTGCTCGGTCAGCTCTCGCGTCCGGCACTCGCTACCTGGGCCAGCCACAATAAAGGCCGTATCCAGATCGTCGACCGGCTGACCATCCTGACCCTGGTCTACACCTCCTTTGCCGATACGGTGAAGGAGGGCGTCTGGTCCAACTACGGCCCGCTCATCCTGCTCGAAACCATCGTCGGCAGTACGCTCCTGTTCGCGATCGTCCTTGCCCTGACCCGCCTGCTCGGTCGCCTGCTCGGCCTGCCGATCGAAGACCGGATCGCGGCCGTCTTCTGCGGTTCGAAAAAAACGCTGGCCTCCGGCGTGCCTATGGCCCATCTCATCTTCGGCGCCAATCCGGCGCTCGGCCTGATCCTGATGCCGATCATGATCTACCACCCCCTGCAACTGGCGGTCGGCGGCGTGCTGGCACAGCGCTGGGCTGGGCGGGAGTCGCCGGTGTCCTAGTTGTCCGGCCGGCGATCAACAAAAAGCCCCGCACTTTGGCGGGGCTTTTTCAATTCGGTCCGACTGACTTGGTTTATTGCGATCATTCGGATTGTCGGGCGTATTGATAGGTGATCTGTGACGTAGAAGTATGGTCTGTAGGGGGTGGTATTCGGCCGTAGTAGACGTTGAAGTACTGATCCGACTAGGACGGGAATGTATTGGGAAGCTGCCATTCGCCAATGAGCAACCGTTATCGCTAGCTTGGGAACAAAAAGTTCCACCATTAAACTACACCCGCTCGAGTCACATTCAGAAAGGTTGATGAAATTGTTGCCTATCTAAGACAAACCATCCAGTTACTTACGTGTTGGATGATAGATTATTTCATTTTTCAGAGCATCAAACAAACAAAATAAATGAGAAAAACACGGAGCCATAAAATAAATGCAGTAATAAATATAGAGAGGTATAGGTACAAACCATCGGATAACTACACTCATTCTCGTGATCCGTGAAGTATTTGGTGAGGTTCTTGGGAGGTCTTCCTGCAGCATTCAAGAATCTGGGAAATCGACTCCTAACGACCAGAATCAAGATAGCCACAGGAATCAATCCGACAAACGAAAAAAACAAAAAATATTGCTTGGCATCTATGATTTCTACTGCAATTGATGCGTCAAATATTTTTGATAGAAAAACATTTAGCAAATAGAAAAATCCAGGGAACAAAAACACTAAAGAAGTCGGTGCTAATTTTAGCCACCATAACCATTTTTCAAGAGTCATTTGCTTTGTCTATGGCGGAGCCATTAAAAAGAATTTAATTCAACTCGCCGAGGGAAAATGTCTAACACGACTTTTCGTTAAGTTGGCACATCAGTCGATCAATAACGGAGGCGCCTTCGTAGTAAGTGACTGGATGGCTTGTCTTAGATAGACAACAATTTCATCAACCTTTCTGAAGTTGAATCGGGCGGGTGTAGTTTAATGGTTTCCAACCAAATAACGAGGGTTCTATTACTTTCACCCGCTCCACTTGCCCAGCCACCGATCAACGTTCAGTGACATCTATTCTGTCATTCCCAAGCTAGTGATAGCGGTTGAACATTGGCGAATGGCAGCTTCCCGACCACATCCCCGCCCTAGTCGGATCGGCGCTTCAACGTCAGCTTTGGCCGAATTCCGGAAGTTCAAAAAGAGAGGCCCGGCAATTGCTGGGCCTCTCTTATATCAATTGTCCGACAGACTTTATTCTCGCCCGACAGACTTTATTATTTCCGATCAGCGTTTTACCAGTTCGGTTCGCGCTCCGGCGTTGCCGTGATCTTGTGGATGCTGAGGTCGGCGCCGTCGTATTCTTCTTCCTGGTCGAGGCGGATGCCGAACAGGCGCTTCAGGGTGCCGTACACCAGCGTGCCGCCGACCAGGGCGACGCAGATGGCCATCGCGGTCATGATCAGTTGCGGCATGAAGGCGATGCCGCCGGCGCCGCCCAAGGCCTTGCTGCCGAAGATGCCGGCGGCGATGCCGCCCCAGGCGCCGCACAGGCCGTGCAGCGGCCAGACGCCGAGCACGTCGTCGATCTTCCAGCGGTTCTGGGTCAGCGTGAACATGATCACGAACAGGGCGCCGGCAATGCCGCCGACGGCCAGGGCACCGATCGGGTGCATGATGTCGGAGCCGGCACAGACGGCAACCAGGCCAGCGAGCGGGCCGTTATGCACGAAGCCGGGGTCGTTCTTGCCGAGCACCATGGCGACCAGCGTGCCGCCGACCATGGCCATCAGCGAGTTGAGGGCGACCAGGCCGGAGATCTTGTCGAGCGTCTGCGCACTCATGACGTTGAAGCCAAACCAGCCGACGGTCAGGATCCAGGCGCCGAGCGCGAGGAAGGGAATCGATGACGGCGGGTGGGCCGAGATGCGGCCATCCTTGCTGTAGCGGCCGTAGCGTGGGCCGAGCAGGAGCACGGCGGGCAGGGCGATCCAGCCGCCCATGGCATGCACTACGACGGAGCCGGCAAAGTCGTGGAACTCTTCGCCAAAGGTCGCTTTCAGCCAGGCCTGGATGCCGAAGGCCTGGTTCCAGGCGATGCCTTCGAAGAAGGGATAGACGAAGCCGACGAGCAGGAAGGTGGCGGCCAGTTGCGGATGGAACTTGGCGCGCTCGGCGATGCCGCCCGAGATGATGGCCGGGATGGCGGCGGCGAAGGTGAGCAGGAAGAAGAACTTGGTCAGTTCGAAGCCGTTTTTTTCCATCAGCGTTTCGACGCCGGTGAAGAAATGCGTGCCGTAGGCGATGCCGTAGCCGATGAAGAAATAGGCGATGGTCGAGATGCCGAAGTCGGTCAGGATCTTGACCAGGGCATTGACCTGGTTTTTCTTGCGGACAGTGCCGACTTCGAGAAAGGCAAAGCCGGCATGCATGGCCAGCACCATGATGGCGCCGAGCAGGATGAACAGCACGTTGCTGCTTGATTGATACGCTTCCATGAAACCCCCAATTCAAAAGACCGGCTGAGGAAAGCAAGCACCATTCCAGTGCGCGCTTTCCTTTTCAAATCAGTGCGTTATTTTTCTGTGTTTGATGAAATAAGCACCCATATGGTGCGTGTTTTAACTAATGTGCAATCGATTGGTGCGTGCTTGCCTTATTTGAGTGCAGCCTCGGGCGGCAGCAGCAACCAGATGCGTCCGGACTGTTTCATGCGTCCGGCCTGTTCGCCGGCTTCCTTGCCGAAGCCCCAAAAAAAGTCGGCGCGCACCGCACCCTTGATCGCGCCGCCGGTGTCTTGCGCCATCACCAGGCGGTTCAGCGGCTGCGCCGAATTGGGGCGGGTGGTGGCGAGGAAGGCCGGCGCGCCGAGCGGCACCGAGCGCGGGTCGATGGCGATGCTGCGCTCGGGTGTCAGTGGCACGCCGAGGGCACCGACCGGGCCGTCCTTGCTGTTCGCGACTTCGCGGAAGAAGACGTAGCTCGGGTTGCTGTTGAGCAGGTCGTTGAGGCGGGCCGGATTGGCGCGCGCCCAGTTCTGGATGCCCTGCATCGAGGCTTCTTCGAGCTTCAGTTCGCCACGCTCGACCAACACCCTGCCGATCGACTGGTAGGGGTGGCCGTTCTGGTCGGCGTAGTTGAGGCGGACCTGGCTGCCGTCCTGGAGCTGGACGCGGCCGGAGCCCTGGACCTGCAGGAAGAAGAGCTCGACCGCATCGTCAACGTAGAGCAGGGTGCGGCCGGGCAGGCGGTCGCCACGCGCGCTGATTTCAGCGCGCGACCAGTAGGGCACGACCTTGTTGCCTTCGAGGCGGCCGCGCACACGCTTGTCCTTGAGTTCGGGGAAGACGGCGGAGAGATCGATGGTCAGCAGGTCGTCGGGTACGCCGCGCACCGGTTGCTCGAAGCCGCGTGTCGCCTGCCGGCTGCCGCGCAGCAACGGCTCGTAATAGCCGGTGACCAGGCCATTCGGGTTCGCGTCGGCGGCGAGGATGGCGTAGGGGCGCAGGTGGTTTTCGAAGAACTGGCGGGCGTCCTTGCTGCTCAGGCTGGGGCCGGCGGCTTTGGCCAGGTCGCAGACGCGCTTCCAGGCCGGGCCGTGCGGTTTGCTCGCCATGCCGCGGCAGGATTGCAGGAAGGCGGGCCAGGCGGCAGCGTGGTCGTCATCGGCCCAGCCTGGTAGCTCGTTCCAGGTGCCGGCTTGCAGGCTGCGCGAGAAAGCGGCGGGGGCGGTTGGCGCCGGGGCGGGGGCCGGTGCGGCGACGGTAACGGCGGGCGGGCAGCTCGGACAGGCGGCGCAGGGCGCGCAGGCGGCTGGTGCTTCACTGAACGGAATGCTGCTGCAGCCGGCGAGCAGGGCGGCCGCGAGTACGGTCAGGGAGAGAAATGCAGCTTGGAGTTTTGGCATGGCTTTCGTTAGAGTTCGCAATTCGCCGCGAAGTATAAAACGATCATGCCCAACACTCCTCCGCTTGAACGCCTGCTTGCCCGGGCCGAAGCCGTCCTCGCCCGTTTCGAGGCGACCCTGCCGCCGCTTTCGCCGCTGCCCGACTGGAACGCCGCCGTTGCTTTCCGCTGGCGCAAGCGCGACGGGCGCGGCTGGCTGCAGCCGGTGCCGCATCCGCACCCGATCCGCCTCGCCGATCTCGAGAATGTCGACGACCAGAAGGCGCGCATCACGCTCAATACGCAGCAGTTCGTCGCCGGCCATGGCGCCAACAACGTCCTGCTGACCGGTGCCCGCGGTTGCGGCAAGTCGTCGCTGGTCAAGGCGGTGCTCAACGAGTTCAGCGCCCAGGGCCTGCGCCTGATCGAGGTGGACAAGGACGATCTGGTCGATCTGCTCGATATTGTCGATGTGTTGGACGGTCGGCCGGAAAAATTCATCATTTTCTGCGATGACCTCTCCTTCGAAGCCGGCGAAACCGCCTACAAGGCGCTGAAGACGGTGCTCGACGGCTCGATCGCGGCGCCGCCCGACAATGTGTTGATCTACGCGACCTCGAACCGGCGTCACCTGTTGCCGGAGTATTTTTCCGAGAACCTGGAGACGACGCGGGTCAATGAGGAAATCCATCCCGGCGAGGCGACCGAGGAAAAAATCTCGCTGTCCGAGCGCTTCGGTCTGTGGATTTCGTTTTACCCGTTCAGCCAGGACGATTACCTGGCCATCGTTTATCACTGGCTGCGCGAGTTCGGCGTCAGCGAGGCGGTGATTGCTGCCTGCGAGCGCGATGCGCTGAACTGGGCGCTCGGTCGCGGCTCGCGTTCCGGTCGTGTCGCCTGGCAGTTCGCGCGCGATCTGGCCGGCCAGCAGGCGGGGACGGCTGCGCGATGAGCAAGATCGTCCAGGTTGCGGCTGCCGTCATGCTGCGCGCCGACGGGCGCGAGTTCCTGCTGGCGCAGCGGCCGGAAGGCAAAGTCTATGCAGGCTACTGGGAGTTTCCCGGCGGCAAGGTCGAGCCGGGTGAAAATTATCGTCAGGCGCTGATCCGCGAATTGCAGGAAGAGCTCGGCATCACGGTGACCGAGTGTTCGCCCTGGCTGACGCGCGAATTCACCTATCCGCATGCCACGGTGCGCCTGGAATTCTGGCGTGTCACGGCGTGGACCGGTGAGATCGGCATTACCGCGCCGCTGGAGCATTCAGCGGTCGACTGGCTGGAAATGGGCAAAACGCCGCATGTCGCGCCCATCCTGCCGGCCAATGGCCCGATCCTGAAGGGCCTGGCCTTGCCGACCAGCATGGCGATCACGCAGGGCGAAGTGGAAGGTGTCGAGCGCCAGCTGGAGCGCCTCGAAGAAGCCCTGGCCGGTGGCCTGCGCCTGATCCAGATGCGTGACAAGGGCTGGCCGGCGGCGCAGCGCCTGTGGTTTGCCGAAAGCGTCGTGCGTCTGGCGCGTGAGCATGGCGCGCTGGTCGTCATCAACGATAGCGAGGAGATTGCGCGCATGGTCGGGGCGGATGGTGTGCATCTGTCGGCAGCCAGTTTGGCCAAATGTGCCGTGCGGCCCGATTTTGCCTGGGTCGGCGCTTCCTGCCACACGGCCGGGGAAATCCGCCGGGCCGGCGAACTGGCGCTGGATTACGCGTTGTTCGGCCCGGTTTTGCCGACGCAGACGCATCCGGAGGCGAACGGGCTGGGCTGGGACGGGTTTGCCGCCCAGCTGGCTGGCAACACGCTGCCGGTTTTTGCGTTGGGTGGGATGCAAAAGGCAATGTTGGGCGAAGCGCAGGCGCATGGTGCGCACGGCATCGCCATGCTGCGCGGCTGGTAGTTGCCGGGAGCGACCCGGTCAGCCGCGGTCGTCGTCGGGAACGGTCAGAGCGGGGTCTTCGGGATCGACCGCAACCGGAATCCGGTAGCTTTCGCTGGCCCAGGCGCCGAGATCAATCTGCTTGCAGCGTTCGGAACAGAACGGGCGCCACCGATTTTCCGGGGCCCACAGCGCATCCTGGCCGCATTGCGGGCAGCGGACTTTGCGTGCTGTCATCAGAGATTGCAGAAGGTGAGTTTGAAGCTGACGTCGCGGTCGCAGCCCTTGGCCTTGATTTCCCCGGTCGGCGGCTTGGTGAAGCGGATGTTCAGGAAGTACTTGTTGGCGCTGACTTCCGGGATCGCCTGTTCTTCCGTTTCCAGCGTGACGCGCACCATCTGTGCAGCCGAGCCGCCGAGGTTGAGCTGGAACTGGCCATGCACGGCGGCATGCTGTTTCGGGCTACCGCTCGAGCGCAGCAGGCGCAGCACGATGGCGGCGGCGTCGCGCAGCGGCAACAGTGGCTTGGTCCAGCCGTCGAGCGATTCGCGGCGGGCATCCGGGCTGCGGTGCAGCCACCAGTGATAGGACGGCAGGTCGAATTCGCAGACGCCACCGGGAATCACGGCGCGGCTCTTGATACCCATCAACCAGTCGTTTTCACGCAGGTACTGGCCGATCTTGCCGGTCATGCTGAGCAGCGCGGCGGATGACTGTTCGATTTCGTAGAGGGCGCCGGACAGCGCTTCTTCGGAAATGTCGGGGTTGTTGCGGTAGGCGAGCAGCGTCTGGCGCTGGCGTTCGAGTTCCTGGATCAGGTCCATCTTGAGGTCGGCGCGGCCGGCCACTTCAAGAATTTCGAACAGGGTGACGAGGGCTGTGTGGTGCTCCAGCTGGCCATCGGCCTGAGCGAAATGGGCGGTTTTTTCGAACAGATCCTCAAGGCGCAGCAGGGTGCGGATGCGCTCGTTGAAAGGATATTCGTAAGTAATCACGCGACCTTGGGTCCGAAGATGGAAAATTGTCCTAATTCTGAGCTATTTGCAGGCAAATCTCAACAGTTTGCTTTAGCTATTTCTGCCGATAGTCGTAGATACTTTGCGTGCAGGCGGGAAACCTGTTGCTGCAGGTTGATTAGGTCGGCGTCGTTGTGCACGACATCGTCCGCCACGCGCAGGCGTTCGACCCGTGTTGCCTGGGCGGCCATGATCGCGGTGACCTCGGCTTCACTGAGGCCATTGCGGCTCATTACCCGGTGTACCTGCAGGCTTTCCGGGCAATCGACAACGACAATCCGCTGGCAGCGCTCGCGATAGCTGTTGCTCTCGACGAGCAGCGGCACGGCGAGAATCACGTAGGGGGCGTTGGCCGCAGCGCAGCGCTCGCTCGAAATCTGGCGGATCAGCGGATGCAGGATGTCTTCCAGCTGCTTGCGTGCCGTGGTGTCGGAAAAGATCAGCTGGCGCATCGCATTGCGGTCGAGCGCGCCGCTGGCATCCGCCACGCTCGGGCCGAAGGCAGCGAGCAGCAGCGGCATTGCGGCGCCGCCCGGTCCGGTCAGCTCGTGCGCGATGGCGTCGGTGTCGACCAGCGCTGCCCCGGCGGCGACAAAGAGATCGCTTACCGTGCTCTTGCCGCTGCCGATGCCGCCAGTCAGGCCGACGATGAAGTCGCTCACTTGCAGTCCTCGGGCGGCGGCTTGAGCTTGCTGGCAGCGATCAGGGCGTCGCGTTCTGCGAGCGGGCCGCTGGCTTCGACGCGGACAGTGCTGTCCTTGCCCGGGCGCGGTCCAGAGCGGGCCGATTTGACGCCCTTGCCCTTCAACTCGGTCAACCTTTCCTGGGCGCCCTTTTCCGCCGAGAAGACGCCGAGCGAGATGCCGTACTGGCTGGGGCCGCTTTCCTGGATGATGAAATAGTCCTCGACGCCCAGCTGGCGCAGTTCGCCGGCCTTCTTTTCCGCATCCGCCTTGCTCGGCAGGGGCGGAATGAAGACCCACCAGCCATTGCCTTCGCCGGCGATGGTTTTCTTGCTGCTCTTGAATGCGGTGAATTTCTCGCCGATCAGTGTGCTCAGGCGATCGGCGGCAGCCGGTGCGAGGTTGTCCCAGCGCAGGCAGGTCTTCTCGATCACCGGTTCCGGCTTGGTTTCCGGTTCCGGCGCCGGGGCGGCCGGTGCTTCGGCTACTTTGACCGGCGGTGCTTCGCCGCGCGAGACCAGGTGCATC carries:
- a CDS encoding ABC transporter permease, yielding MSASLELSLPAAAVAAPAPSRSYWLVVWRQLRHDPMALAAGLVLLIIIGAAVFAPWLAPADPYKASMIKRLLPIGSPGFLLGTDELGRDMLSRLMHGGRLSLLMGVVPVLAAFGIGTAIGLFAGYIGGKVNMIIMRVLDVFYAFPSVLLAVAISGALGPGMSNSLLALTLVFVPQVVRVAESVTTQVRQLDYIEAARMSGAGAFSIIRVHVLGNVLGPVFVYATGLLSVSMILASGLSFLGLGVKPPEPEWGLMLNTLRSAIYVNPWIAALPGALIFVTSIAFNLLADSVRSAMDIRR
- a CDS encoding ABC transporter ATP-binding protein, with the protein product MNTSSYSQAPVQDRGGPAQPLLVVRNLRKYFAVRGQPLEKSKKFVHAVDGVSFSVPKGKTLGIVGESGCGKSTTARLIARLMAADSGNMVFDGEGVDEFGGIRLKEFRRSLQMVFQDSFASLNPRLTIAETIAYGPRVHGMPAAEAMRQAHALLARVGLEPAQFASRYPHELSGGQRQRVNIARALAFDPRLVILDEAVAALDKSVQAQVLNLLQELKAERQLTYLFISHDLHVVHYISDYVMVMYLGQVVETGPVERIYGQAAHPYTRALLSAVPSMDPDNRTQASPLAGDPPNPINPPSGCRFHDRCPHAHPVCAAKAPLLIGLPGEPAHQAACHLNDPTSGHPAALTEVQP
- a CDS encoding ABC transporter ATP-binding protein; the encoded protein is MTTPLVSLQDLSVQFCGSRTASALNEVNIELGAGEVLGLLGESGSGKSVTLRTLLRLHPERTTKIQGKMLVDGQDVLALKGRALDLYRGGTVSMVFQEPGLAFDPVYTIGQQITEAIRAHAAVDEQAARAQALQMLERVQIPQAKRRFDAYPHELSGGMRQRAMIALALACQPKLLLADEPTTALDATVQIQILLLLRELQRETGMSVIFVTHDIAAAVEVADRIAVMYAGRIVEQGPVSQIVRAPRHPYTAGLLAATVGTENRGQPLLAVPGAPPNLAALPPGCSFAPRCVHASEQCRREVPPLQSVGTQALACWHPLMPLAEAA
- a CDS encoding GntR family transcriptional regulator; the encoded protein is MSVLSFEDGRGRGGLADDVCRRIADEIVLGNLAPGSRLDEVSLAARFNVSRTPVREALKQLAIMGLVDTRPNRGSVVAELTVDQLDQMFEAIGELEAACARHAALRMTEADRSRMRELHAEGRAAMQAGDIDRYDAANLELHATIIRGCYNPVLIELATSLRHRVSPFRRTQFRNLERMGESFEEHSVIVEAILAHDVITTYREMRSHLLSARSATNRVAPAWGLPSTRKQNLKG
- a CDS encoding gamma-glutamyltransferase family protein; amino-acid sequence: MKPILATRGAVVASHSLAAQAGLDILRDGGNAIEATIAVAATLAVVYPHMTGIGGDGFWLMHAPGQPMRSIDACGAAGAGVTRELYGSLTSIPWRGPLAANTVAGTLSGWGAAYEFSRREWGGRLPFARLLESAIHYAREGFPVTHSQEENTRNKLAELQAQPGFADAFLVDGKVPAYGQRHRFPALAATLEQLARAGADDFYRGELAQQISADLAAVGSPITAADLARHLAEIKAPLEVQLSCGKVYNMAPPTQGLASLLILGIYDRIRQAGWSPDNVEGIHALVEATKQAFIVRDKYVTDPAAMQIDPSGLLGDSTLDALADAVPLGKASPWPAPNSDGDTTWMGVVDAEGRAVSMIQSIYFEFGSGVVLPQTGIWWQNRGCSFDLRPNQLRSLAPGRKPFHTLNPAMARLDDGRLLVYGTMGGEGQPQTQAAVFSRYVWGGHNVRSAVAAPRWLLGRTWAEQSTSLKLESRYAPEIIDKLRALGHPVEVAGDFDERMGHAGALVLHPDGWIEGGEDPRSDGCVAAW